A genomic segment from Flavobacterium litorale encodes:
- a CDS encoding Ppx/GppA phosphatase family protein translates to MITIKKYAAIDIGSNAMRLLITNIIEQKGKDTQFSKSSLVRVPIRLGQDAFTIGEISEDNIERMINAMKAYKLLMKVHGVEKYMACATSAMREAFNGKEVADLIAQETSINIDIIDGKKEAAIIASTELRQFIKPDQTYLFVDVGGGSTEFSLFANGKIVASRSFKNGTVRLLNNMVNDVVWQEIERWIKMITSEYDNVILLGSGGNINKLFKLSGKKQDLPLSYIYVNSQYQFLNSLTYEERISQLGLNPDRADVIIHAIRIYLNAMKWSGARNIYVPKIGLSDGIVKAMYYNRI, encoded by the coding sequence ATGATTACAATAAAAAAATATGCTGCTATCGATATCGGTTCCAACGCCATGCGTTTGCTTATAACAAATATTATAGAGCAGAAAGGAAAAGATACCCAGTTTAGTAAAAGCTCTTTAGTGCGTGTGCCTATACGTTTGGGGCAGGATGCTTTTACCATAGGCGAGATATCCGAAGATAATATTGAGCGTATGATAAACGCCATGAAAGCGTATAAATTATTAATGAAGGTACATGGCGTAGAAAAATATATGGCATGTGCTACATCGGCAATGCGCGAAGCTTTTAATGGTAAGGAAGTTGCCGATTTAATAGCGCAAGAAACAAGTATAAATATTGATATTATTGATGGGAAAAAGGAGGCTGCTATAATAGCATCTACAGAGCTTAGGCAATTTATAAAACCAGACCAAACGTATTTGTTTGTAGATGTGGGTGGAGGTAGTACCGAGTTTTCGTTATTTGCTAATGGTAAAATAGTAGCCTCACGCTCATTTAAAAACGGTACGGTACGTTTGCTTAACAATATGGTAAACGATGTAGTATGGCAAGAAATAGAGCGTTGGATAAAAATGATAACCAGCGAGTACGATAATGTTATTCTTTTAGGTTCGGGAGGCAATATTAACAAACTATTTAAATTATCAGGTAAAAAACAAGATTTGCCATTATCCTACATCTATGTTAACTCACAATACCAGTTTTTAAATAGCTTAACGTACGAAGAGCGTATATCACAATTAGGCTTAAACCCCGACCGTGCCGATGTAATTATCCATGCTATTCGTATTTATCTTAACGCGATGAAGTGGAGTGGGGCGCGTAACATATACGTTCCTAAAATAGGACTATCAGACGGTATTGTTAAGGCAATGTACTATAACAGGATATAA
- a CDS encoding sensor of ECF-type sigma factor codes for MRTTFLLYIFLLFSYGAYSQEYKEKREKIHALKVSFITTELNLTSDEAAKFWPIYNEYEEREFVIKHEKMRKIVHQLGEKDINKLSDKEALLYLTQLEDADEELFLLKQKLVKDLKKIISPVKIIKLKKAENDFNRKLLKKYRAKRRD; via the coding sequence ATGAGAACAACGTTTTTACTCTACATATTTTTACTTTTTTCGTACGGAGCATACAGCCAAGAGTACAAAGAAAAACGGGAGAAAATACATGCGCTTAAAGTATCGTTTATTACTACCGAGCTTAACCTTACAAGTGATGAGGCTGCTAAGTTTTGGCCCATTTATAACGAATACGAAGAAAGGGAATTTGTTATAAAGCACGAGAAAATGCGCAAAATTGTACACCAGCTTGGTGAAAAGGATATTAACAAATTATCGGATAAGGAGGCTTTATTATACCTAACGCAATTGGAAGATGCTGATGAAGAGTTATTTTTACTAAAACAAAAGCTAGTAAAAGACTTAAAAAAGATTATTAGCCCCGTAAAAATTATAAAGCTGAAAAAAGCTGAAAATGATTTTAATAGAAAGTTACTAAAAAAGTATAGAGCAAAAAGGAGAGATTAA
- a CDS encoding RNA polymerase sigma factor has product MEDEKAFIAELLNPKTRENAFRQLVAEYSRPLYSHIRNIVINHDDADDVLQNTFIKVFKNLSNFKGQSKLFSWMYRIATNEAITFINQRAKKSGITNEEVQQKAIQSLQADVYFEGDELQLQLQKAVARLPEKQQLVFKMKYFEDLKYEQISEILDTSVGALKASYHHAVKKIEEYVNSL; this is encoded by the coding sequence TTGGAGGACGAAAAAGCATTTATAGCGGAATTACTAAACCCTAAAACACGGGAAAATGCGTTTAGACAGCTTGTGGCAGAGTATAGCAGACCGTTGTACAGCCACATCCGTAATATAGTTATAAACCATGATGATGCTGATGACGTGCTACAGAACACATTTATAAAAGTTTTTAAAAACCTTTCTAACTTTAAAGGGCAAAGTAAGTTATTTTCGTGGATGTACCGAATAGCGACTAACGAAGCCATAACATTTATTAATCAGCGGGCTAAAAAATCGGGGATTACTAACGAGGAAGTACAACAAAAAGCAATACAGAGTTTACAAGCTGATGTGTATTTTGAAGGGGATGAATTACAATTACAGTTGCAAAAAGCGGTTGCAAGGTTACCCGAGAAACAACAGCTTGTTTTTAAAATGAAATATTTTGAAGATTTGAAATACGAACAGATATCGGAGATACTGGATACCTCTGTGGGAGCATTAAAAGCATCGTACCACCATGCGGTAAAGAAGATTGAAGAATATGTTAATAGCCTTTAA
- a CDS encoding HAD family hydrolase, with the protein MIKTVIFDMDGVIVDTEPVHYYAYHEHFKHLNIDVTDEMYASFTGNSTKNVYQKIKDIFGIDGEINDLVQQKRSFFNDAFDNKEDLDMLPGVHNLIKNLHSNGIQLILASSASKVTISRVFNRFKLHDYFTHTVSGEDFPKSKPHPAIFNKAAELSGNSKNECIVIEDSTNGVKAAKAANLYCVGYNSIHSKMQELGEADMIINDFDAINAAIVKKLGA; encoded by the coding sequence ATGATAAAAACCGTAATATTTGATATGGATGGGGTAATTGTAGATACAGAACCCGTGCATTACTATGCTTACCACGAACACTTTAAACATTTAAATATTGATGTTACTGACGAGATGTATGCCTCGTTTACAGGGAACTCTACCAAAAATGTATATCAGAAAATAAAAGATATTTTTGGTATAGATGGCGAGATTAACGATTTGGTACAACAAAAACGCTCTTTTTTTAACGATGCTTTTGATAATAAAGAGGATTTGGATATGCTGCCAGGTGTACACAATTTGATAAAGAATTTACATAGTAATGGCATACAGCTCATATTAGCATCTTCTGCATCAAAAGTTACCATAAGCCGTGTGTTTAATCGCTTTAAACTGCACGATTATTTTACCCATACTGTTAGTGGCGAAGATTTCCCAAAATCCAAACCGCACCCTGCTATATTTAATAAAGCTGCCGAATTATCGGGTAACTCTAAAAACGAATGTATTGTAATAGAAGATAGTACTAACGGTGTAAAGGCTGCTAAAGCTGCTAACTTATATTGTGTTGGATACAATAGTATACACTCGAAAATGCAAGAGCTTGGCGAAGCGGACATGATTATTAACGATTTTGATGCGATTAATGCAGCTATTGTAAAAAAGCTTGGGGCATGA
- a CDS encoding HAD family hydrolase, giving the protein MIRCVIFDMDGVVVNTEPIGYKANKALYNDLGITVPDSVYATFVGNSDKNIVAKLKDLYDILLTHEQLLQKQYSYFYKLFDTSDEVKLLPNVKEFIQHLHANGFKLLLASSAPNRKIDKVFTRFGLHPYFDAKLSGEDFEFSKPNPAIFNAAVAKSGFTKEECVVIEDSTNGIKAAKAAGIYCIGYKSGLSIDQDTTEADITITSFKQLNSNKLQTLPITL; this is encoded by the coding sequence ATGATTCGTTGCGTGATATTCGATATGGATGGGGTAGTGGTAAACACCGAGCCTATAGGATATAAAGCCAATAAAGCACTATACAACGATTTGGGTATTACTGTACCCGACAGTGTATATGCAACCTTTGTAGGAAATTCGGATAAAAACATTGTAGCCAAGCTAAAAGATTTATACGATATTCTGTTAACGCACGAGCAGTTACTACAAAAGCAATACAGTTATTTTTATAAACTATTTGATACGAGTGACGAGGTTAAATTACTCCCCAACGTAAAAGAATTTATACAGCACCTACACGCTAATGGTTTTAAGTTATTATTGGCATCGTCGGCACCAAACCGAAAAATAGATAAAGTGTTTACGCGTTTTGGGTTGCATCCGTATTTTGATGCCAAACTAAGTGGTGAAGATTTTGAATTCTCAAAACCCAACCCTGCTATATTTAACGCAGCCGTGGCAAAATCGGGTTTTACAAAAGAAGAATGTGTTGTAATAGAAGACAGTACCAATGGTATTAAAGCAGCAAAAGCTGCAGGTATTTACTGCATTGGGTATAAAAGTGGATTATCTATAGACCAAGATACTACCGAAGCGGATATTACTATTACGAGTTTTAAACAACTAAATAGTAATAAACTTCAAACATTGCCTATAACATTATAA
- a CDS encoding cryptochrome/photolyase family protein — protein MNVFWFRRDLRLEDNVGLHKALSSAEAVLPIFIFDKNILDELPKDDARVTFIHSLLEDIHNELRKHQRDLAIFYDTPENVFKKLVKENDIKAVYTNHDYEPYALERDKEIAQLLKKDGINFYTFKDQVIFEKDEVVKDDGNPYVVYTPYMKKWRAAFKDITLETYDVPLQADNYVKHSYPFLHLKDIGFEESEIKPTDYTVSKKLIENYEDTRNFPALDGTSNVSPYLRFGAVSVRQLIKKALKSDNAIFMNELIWREFFMQILWHYPKTVTKSFRDKYDAIKWRNNEEEFKAWCEGKTGYPMVDAGMRELNATGHMHNRIRMVVASFLCKHLLIDWRWGEAYFAKKLFDYEQSSNVGNWQWAAGSGVDAAPYFRIFNPTEQAKKFDKELKYIKKWVPELEEIDYSPIVDHKEARERALRVYKEAVA, from the coding sequence ATGAATGTATTTTGGTTTAGGCGCGATTTGCGTTTGGAGGACAATGTAGGTTTACACAAGGCGTTATCATCTGCGGAAGCGGTATTACCCATTTTTATTTTTGATAAAAATATATTAGATGAATTGCCTAAAGATGATGCAAGAGTTACGTTTATACATAGCTTATTAGAAGATATACATAACGAGTTACGAAAACACCAACGGGATTTAGCCATTTTTTATGATACACCCGAAAACGTATTTAAAAAACTGGTAAAAGAAAACGATATTAAAGCGGTATATACCAACCATGATTATGAACCTTATGCTTTAGAAAGGGATAAGGAAATAGCACAACTTTTAAAAAAGGATGGTATTAATTTTTATACTTTTAAAGACCAAGTTATTTTTGAGAAGGATGAAGTTGTTAAAGATGATGGTAACCCCTATGTGGTATATACACCCTATATGAAGAAATGGCGCGCTGCGTTTAAAGATATAACGCTAGAAACGTATGATGTACCCCTCCAGGCAGATAATTACGTTAAGCATTCCTATCCTTTTTTACATTTAAAAGATATAGGCTTTGAGGAATCGGAAATAAAACCAACAGACTACACAGTATCGAAAAAATTGATAGAAAATTATGAAGATACCCGCAATTTTCCTGCTTTAGACGGAACTTCTAACGTTAGTCCTTACCTGCGCTTTGGTGCGGTTAGCGTTAGGCAACTCATTAAAAAAGCATTAAAAAGTGATAACGCTATATTTATGAATGAGTTGATATGGCGTGAATTTTTTATGCAAATATTGTGGCACTACCCTAAAACGGTTACAAAAAGCTTTCGCGATAAATACGATGCTATTAAATGGCGCAATAACGAGGAAGAGTTTAAAGCATGGTGCGAAGGTAAAACAGGCTACCCAATGGTAGATGCAGGCATGCGTGAACTGAATGCTACGGGGCATATGCACAATAGGATACGTATGGTGGTAGCAAGTTTTTTATGCAAGCATTTACTTATAGATTGGCGATGGGGCGAGGCTTATTTTGCTAAAAAATTGTTCGATTACGAGCAATCTAGTAACGTAGGCAATTGGCAATGGGCAGCAGGCAGCGGTGTAGATGCTGCACCTTATTTCAGGATTTTTAACCCTACCGAGCAAGCCAAAAAATTCGATAAGGAACTGAAATACATTAAAAAATGGGTTCCTGAGTTGGAGGAAATTGATTATAGCCCTATAGTAGACCACAAGGAGGCACGCGAACGTGCGCTTAGAGTATATAAAGAAGCTGTAGCGTAA
- a CDS encoding SRPBCC family protein has product MKLYTIHEKQNLPITLQEAWGFISDPKNLAVITPDSMGFETLSGDDRKMFAGQIIHYNISPLAGIKMQWVTEITHVKDMEFFVDEQRYGPYKFWHHKHFVKEIPGGVEMEDIVHYKLPMSILGDMMHPIMVKPKLKEIFDYRRKKLVELFGEMK; this is encoded by the coding sequence ATGAAGCTATATACAATACACGAAAAGCAAAATTTACCTATTACTTTACAGGAGGCATGGGGCTTTATTTCGGACCCAAAAAACCTAGCTGTTATTACACCAGACAGTATGGGTTTTGAAACGCTATCGGGCGACGACCGTAAAATGTTTGCAGGGCAAATAATTCATTACAACATATCGCCCCTTGCTGGAATTAAAATGCAATGGGTTACCGAAATTACGCATGTAAAGGATATGGAGTTTTTTGTAGATGAGCAACGGTATGGTCCTTATAAATTTTGGCATCATAAACATTTTGTTAAAGAAATTCCTGGCGGTGTAGAAATGGAAGATATTGTACATTATAAATTACCTATGAGTATTTTAGGCGATATGATGCACCCCATTATGGTAAAACCCAAGCTTAAAGAAATTTTTGATTACAGAAGAAAAAAACTAGTTGAGCTTTTTGGCGAAATGAAATAA
- a CDS encoding DUF2911 domain-containing protein: protein MKKILITGALLLTFAMGSAQVKTPQASPSASVEQTVGLTDVKIEYSRPSARGRAVYGELVPFGRLWRTGANANTTISFQDDVMIDGKTLAAGKYALYTQPKADSWDIIFYTDTNNWGLPQQWDEKKVALRTTVKPEFLNNSIETLTIAMNDLSNNYGHLQIAWEKTMVSLKVEVPTEKIATKSIEAVLAGPSASDLFGAARYYYQSDMDLKKALTWMNQAIEKTPEGKDVPFYFLRQKSLIQAKMGDKKGAIETAKQSLAASEKANNADYVKMNKDSIQEWSKK, encoded by the coding sequence ATGAAGAAAATATTAATTACAGGAGCGTTATTGCTAACATTTGCAATGGGTTCGGCGCAGGTAAAAACGCCACAAGCGAGTCCTAGCGCTAGTGTAGAGCAAACCGTAGGATTAACAGATGTTAAAATTGAATATTCGCGCCCAAGCGCCAGAGGAAGAGCAGTATACGGAGAGCTTGTTCCTTTTGGACGCTTATGGCGAACAGGGGCTAATGCCAATACTACAATTTCGTTTCAGGATGATGTAATGATAGACGGAAAAACCTTAGCGGCTGGTAAATATGCCTTATATACACAACCAAAAGCAGATAGTTGGGATATAATATTTTATACTGATACAAATAACTGGGGCTTACCACAGCAGTGGGATGAGAAGAAGGTAGCTTTACGTACTACGGTAAAGCCTGAGTTTTTAAACAATAGTATAGAAACACTTACTATTGCCATGAACGACCTTAGTAACAATTATGGTCATTTACAAATTGCATGGGAAAAAACAATGGTGTCGTTAAAGGTTGAAGTCCCAACAGAAAAAATTGCTACTAAGAGCATTGAGGCTGTATTGGCAGGACCATCGGCTAGCGATTTGTTTGGTGCAGCACGTTACTACTACCAGTCTGATATGGATTTGAAAAAAGCATTAACTTGGATGAACCAAGCTATTGAGAAAACTCCAGAAGGAAAAGATGTACCTTTTTACTTTTTAAGACAAAAATCGTTGATACAGGCAAAAATGGGTGATAAGAAAGGTGCTATTGAAACTGCTAAGCAATCGCTTGCAGCATCGGAAAAAGCTAATAATGCTGATTATGTAAAAATGAATAAAGATTCGATACAGGAGTGGAGTAAAAAATAA
- a CDS encoding sodium:solute symporter yields MQLIDWIILSATLLFIVVYGAIKTRKSKNVNEYILGGNTTPWWTVGLSVMATQASAITFLSTPGQAYHDGMGFVQFYFGLPLAMVVICITFIPIYHKLKVYTAYEFLEQRFDVKTRTLASLLFLIQRGLGTGLTIYAPAIIMSSLLGWNLNLMNFLIGLMVIIYTVSGGTRAVNITQKQQMFIIMSGLFITFYIILSYLPEDLSFSNILHIAGANDKMNIVDFSFDPEKRYTIWSGIAGGFFLALAYFGTDQSQVQRYLSGKSIRESQMGLIMNGLLKVPMQFFILLIGVMVFIFFQFHAAPLHFNPNNVETINNSKYKADYNALEKELEVVAKEKKEISMLYVNQLNQDYENKELQNRVVALNGREKNLRDKAKGLIEKANSNAETNDKDYVFLYFILNFLPKGLVGLLLAVIFSAAMSSSASGLNALASTTAIDLYKRNVKQKSDAHYVNATKLFTLMWGTIAILFACVGTLFENLIQLVNIVGSIFYGTVLGIFLIAFYIKYVKAQAIFLGALISQATIFYIYYIDVVGFLWLNAIGAALTIVISLLLQSIINKTNNASAIAE; encoded by the coding sequence ATGCAGTTAATCGATTGGATTATTCTATCTGCTACGCTACTATTTATTGTTGTATATGGAGCAATAAAAACACGAAAAAGCAAAAATGTTAACGAGTATATACTGGGTGGCAATACTACCCCTTGGTGGACGGTAGGGCTATCGGTAATGGCTACCCAAGCAAGTGCCATTACATTCCTCTCTACACCAGGGCAAGCCTACCACGACGGTATGGGGTTTGTACAGTTTTATTTTGGTTTACCACTGGCTATGGTGGTTATATGCATTACGTTTATCCCTATTTACCACAAACTAAAAGTATATACTGCCTACGAGTTTTTAGAACAGCGTTTTGATGTTAAAACACGTACGCTAGCCTCACTATTATTCCTTATACAGCGTGGTTTAGGTACAGGGCTTACCATATACGCCCCCGCCATAATCATGTCGTCACTATTGGGTTGGAATCTTAATTTAATGAATTTCCTTATCGGTTTAATGGTAATTATTTATACCGTATCGGGTGGTACCAGAGCCGTAAACATTACCCAAAAGCAACAGATGTTTATTATAATGAGCGGGCTTTTTATAACCTTCTACATAATTTTAAGCTACTTACCCGAGGATCTTAGCTTTAGTAATATACTACATATTGCAGGGGCTAACGATAAGATGAATATTGTAGATTTCTCTTTCGATCCCGAGAAACGCTATACCATATGGAGCGGTATTGCAGGTGGTTTCTTTTTAGCCCTAGCCTATTTTGGTACCGACCAATCTCAGGTACAGCGTTACCTGTCAGGTAAATCAATTCGCGAAAGCCAAATGGGCTTAATTATGAATGGTTTACTAAAAGTACCCATGCAGTTTTTTATACTACTTATTGGGGTAATGGTATTTATATTCTTCCAGTTTCATGCTGCGCCACTACATTTTAATCCAAATAATGTAGAAACAATAAACAACTCCAAATACAAAGCGGATTACAATGCCTTAGAAAAAGAGTTGGAAGTAGTAGCTAAAGAAAAGAAAGAGATTAGCATGCTTTATGTAAATCAACTCAATCAGGACTATGAGAATAAAGAACTTCAAAATCGAGTAGTAGCCTTAAATGGTAGAGAAAAAAACCTTAGAGATAAAGCAAAAGGTTTGATAGAAAAAGCCAATAGCAATGCAGAAACCAACGATAAAGACTATGTTTTCCTTTACTTTATACTCAACTTTTTACCCAAAGGCTTGGTTGGTTTATTACTCGCTGTAATCTTCTCGGCAGCTATGTCATCATCAGCATCAGGGTTAAATGCATTAGCCTCTACTACAGCTATCGATTTGTATAAACGAAACGTAAAACAAAAATCAGATGCACACTACGTAAACGCCACAAAGCTATTTACATTAATGTGGGGTACTATTGCCATATTATTTGCCTGTGTTGGTACATTGTTCGAGAACCTTATACAGTTGGTAAACATTGTAGGTTCTATATTTTATGGTACAGTACTGGGTATCTTCTTAATCGCTTTTTACATTAAATACGTTAAGGCGCAAGCCATCTTTTTAGGCGCTTTAATAAGTCAGGCAACCATATTTTACATTTATTATATAGATGTTGTTGGCTTCCTGTGGTTAAACGCTATAGGAGCTGCGTTAACCATTGTAATATCGTTATTACTGCAATCCATTATAAATAAAACCAATAATGCTTCTGCTATAGCAGAATAA
- a CDS encoding PIG-L family deacetylase yields the protein MQKKIVLLFVLTFYTICQAQPQLPEKPSSAEIYAKIEKLNFLGSALYIAAHPDDENTRLISFLSKNTKARTGYLSLTRGDGGQNLIGLELRELLGVIRTQELIEARKVDGGEQFFSRANDFGYSKVPNETLQIWDKEKVLHDMVWIIRKFQPDVIVNRFDHRSPGTTHGHHTSSAILTQDAYTLANDPNYQPEQLNYVNTWQPKRVLFNTSWWFFGGRDKFEKADKSKYINLATGVYYPLLGKSNQEIAALSRSKHKSQGFGATGSRGEDMEYMELIKGTDLEDKQNLFEGIDTSWNRVKGGKLIGKAITEIIKNYDFKSPSKSVPALVKVYTQINNLEDTYWKTIKLAEIKTIIASCSGLYLEAYSESQSVTPGDAITMHWETINRSNVAMTLNSITIVPENKSLTKNIKLANNSSQKDVVTVTIPSNAEYTSPYWLTEEGTAGMYTVNDLQKIGIPDIIREMKAHFTVTIEGTPITFERYIIHKYNDPVKGEVYQPLDIIPVVSTQILNKVQLFKDNKPQIVAVKIKAGKDNCKGESELVLPTDWKVTPASIPFDIKTKGNNVVVTFTVTPPNYPTEATVKSIATVNGVEYNREQTVIDYPHIATQQVLLPSTAKFTKADLKIKGKKIAYIMGAGDNVPESLKQMGYDVTLLTCEEISAERLKGFDAVITGIRAYNVLGEELTLKQNILFDFVKNGGNMVVQYNTTGRNLAVKDIAPYPLRISRDRVTEEDAEVTFLNATHPVLNHPNKITSNDFNGWVQEQGLYYPDQWGDEFMPILSSHDTGESPKNGALIIAQHGKGYYIYTGLSFFRELPQGVSGAYRLLANIIAMGK from the coding sequence ATGCAAAAAAAGATAGTACTATTATTTGTACTTACATTTTATACTATATGCCAAGCACAACCCCAATTACCTGAAAAACCATCATCGGCAGAAATTTATGCTAAAATAGAGAAGCTGAACTTTTTAGGCTCAGCACTCTATATTGCAGCACACCCAGACGATGAGAATACGCGGTTAATATCTTTCCTATCTAAAAACACAAAAGCACGTACAGGCTATTTATCACTAACGCGAGGTGATGGCGGACAAAACTTAATAGGGCTTGAACTTAGAGAGTTACTAGGCGTAATACGTACACAAGAATTAATAGAGGCGCGTAAAGTAGATGGTGGCGAACAGTTTTTTAGCCGAGCTAACGATTTTGGCTACTCTAAAGTACCTAACGAAACCCTGCAAATATGGGATAAAGAAAAGGTGCTGCATGATATGGTTTGGATAATTAGAAAGTTCCAACCCGATGTTATTGTAAACCGTTTCGACCATCGTTCGCCAGGCACAACACACGGGCATCATACCTCATCAGCCATATTAACGCAAGATGCCTATACATTGGCAAACGACCCCAATTACCAACCCGAGCAATTAAACTACGTAAACACATGGCAACCCAAGCGTGTATTATTCAATACATCGTGGTGGTTTTTTGGTGGTAGAGATAAATTTGAAAAAGCCGATAAATCAAAATACATCAACCTAGCTACAGGAGTGTACTACCCCCTACTTGGTAAATCAAACCAAGAAATAGCAGCACTTAGCCGTAGCAAACATAAATCGCAAGGCTTTGGAGCTACAGGCTCGCGTGGCGAGGACATGGAGTACATGGAATTAATTAAAGGTACTGACTTAGAGGATAAACAAAATCTTTTTGAAGGTATTGATACCTCTTGGAATCGTGTAAAAGGTGGTAAACTAATTGGTAAAGCCATAACAGAAATTATAAAAAACTACGATTTTAAAAGTCCATCAAAATCAGTTCCTGCCCTAGTAAAAGTATATACCCAAATAAATAATCTTGAAGACACCTATTGGAAAACCATAAAATTAGCCGAAATAAAAACAATTATTGCCTCCTGTAGTGGTTTGTACCTAGAAGCATATTCCGAAAGTCAGTCGGTAACACCTGGCGATGCTATTACAATGCACTGGGAAACCATAAACCGAAGTAATGTAGCTATGACGCTGAATAGTATTACCATAGTGCCCGAAAATAAAAGCCTAACTAAAAATATAAAGTTAGCCAATAACAGCAGCCAAAAAGATGTTGTAACAGTTACCATACCCAGCAACGCCGAATATACATCGCCCTATTGGCTTACCGAAGAAGGTACAGCGGGAATGTACACCGTAAATGATTTACAAAAAATTGGAATACCCGATATTATCAGGGAAATGAAGGCTCATTTTACTGTTACCATCGAGGGCACTCCCATTACTTTTGAAAGGTATATAATACATAAGTACAACGACCCTGTTAAAGGCGAAGTATACCAACCACTAGATATTATACCTGTAGTAAGCACACAAATACTAAATAAAGTGCAGCTTTTTAAAGATAATAAGCCACAAATAGTAGCTGTAAAAATAAAAGCGGGTAAAGATAACTGCAAAGGGGAATCGGAATTAGTATTACCTACGGATTGGAAAGTAACACCTGCCTCTATACCTTTTGATATAAAAACTAAAGGGAACAATGTTGTGGTTACGTTTACCGTTACACCCCCCAACTACCCTACCGAGGCTACTGTGAAAAGCATTGCCACTGTTAATGGTGTGGAATACAACCGTGAGCAAACGGTAATTGACTACCCGCATATTGCTACACAACAAGTATTATTACCTTCTACAGCTAAATTTACAAAAGCCGATTTAAAAATTAAAGGTAAAAAAATAGCGTATATTATGGGTGCAGGAGATAATGTACCCGAAAGCCTAAAACAAATGGGGTACGATGTTACCTTACTTACCTGTGAGGAAATTAGTGCTGAAAGATTGAAAGGTTTTGATGCCGTAATTACAGGTATTAGAGCGTACAATGTGCTTGGAGAGGAATTAACGTTGAAACAAAATATTTTGTTTGATTTTGTAAAGAATGGCGGTAACATGGTAGTACAGTACAACACAACTGGAAGAAACTTAGCTGTTAAAGATATTGCACCATATCCGTTACGTATATCACGAGATAGGGTTACGGAGGAAGATGCAGAGGTTACCTTTTTAAACGCAACCCATCCCGTTTTAAACCATCCTAATAAAATAACATCCAACGATTTTAACGGCTGGGTGCAAGAACAAGGGCTATATTACCCTGACCAGTGGGGAGATGAATTTATGCCAATACTATCATCGCACGATACAGGAGAAAGTCCTAAAAACGGAGCACTCATAATAGCACAACACGGTAAAGGGTATTATATTTATACAGGGCTTAGTTTTTTTAGGGAGTTACCGCAAGGTGTCTCTGGAGCGTACCGATTGTTAGCCAACATAATTGCCATGGGCAAATAG
- a CDS encoding mechanosensitive ion channel domain-containing protein, whose translation MLSREEIHHLILTAVALSIFIILRVFIRKVTKRYTIKEHLNEYRAQLVGKSIDIFMFIFLLLAIFAIWGVNSKDLFVVMSSVFAIIGVGLFAQWSILSNITSGVILFFSFPFKIGDFIKIHDKDFPIEAQIQDIKAFHILLRTTEGEVLTYPNNMLLQKGITIVVPEKEEEKEFHD comes from the coding sequence ATGCTAAGCAGAGAAGAGATTCATCATTTAATATTAACAGCGGTAGCATTATCAATTTTTATAATCCTACGGGTTTTTATTCGTAAGGTTACAAAACGTTATACCATTAAAGAGCATCTTAACGAGTACCGTGCCCAACTAGTGGGTAAGAGTATTGATATTTTTATGTTCATATTCTTATTACTTGCCATATTTGCAATATGGGGGGTAAACTCCAAGGATCTCTTTGTAGTTATGTCGTCGGTATTTGCCATTATTGGTGTAGGGTTATTTGCACAATGGTCCATACTTAGCAATATAACATCGGGGGTAATATTGTTCTTCTCCTTTCCGTTTAAAATTGGCGACTTCATAAAAATACATGATAAAGATTTCCCTATAGAAGCTCAAATTCAGGATATAAAAGCATTCCACATTCTGTTACGCACCACAGAGGGCGAGGTACTTACCTACCCCAACAATATGCTGCTGCAAAAAGGAATAACAATAGTAGTACCCGAAAAAGAAGAAGAAAAAGAATTTCACGATTAA